From the Bacteroidota bacterium genome, one window contains:
- a CDS encoding alpha/beta hydrolase — protein sequence MAKPQLILLHGALGAQSQFTPWLPLLADAFEVHSLDFEGHGAQTFADRPFAISHFAENLERYILENGLQQPHVFGYSMGGYVALYLALRKPELLGKIFTFATKLAWTPEGAAKEVKMLDVATILEKVPKFAQMLETRHHGNDWQQHLSRTAEMMIGLGNAPALANEDFPKNSNPVRIGIGDRDTMVTLEETIAAYRLLPNAELFVMPNTPHPIEKINVERIVGVVKEWFL from the coding sequence ATGGCTAAACCCCAACTGATCCTCTTGCACGGTGCGCTTGGTGCCCAATCGCAATTTACCCCATGGCTTCCGTTGCTGGCGGATGCCTTCGAGGTACATAGCCTTGATTTTGAAGGCCATGGCGCTCAGACATTTGCTGATCGCCCCTTTGCTATCTCGCATTTTGCCGAGAATTTGGAGCGGTACATCCTTGAAAACGGATTGCAGCAGCCGCATGTCTTCGGCTACTCGATGGGCGGCTATGTCGCGCTGTATTTGGCCCTGCGCAAACCTGAATTGCTGGGCAAGATCTTCACGTTTGCGACCAAGCTCGCTTGGACACCCGAAGGCGCAGCCAAGGAAGTGAAGATGCTCGATGTGGCGACCATCCTCGAAAAAGTGCCCAAATTCGCGCAGATGCTCGAGACACGGCACCATGGCAACGATTGGCAGCAGCACCTCAGCCGCACCGCCGAGATGATGATCGGCTTGGGAAATGCACCTGCCCTTGCGAACGAAGACTTTCCCAAAAATTCAAATCCCGTCAGAATCGGCATCGGCGACCGCGACACGATGGTGACGCTCGAAGAAACGATTGCCGCCTATCGCCTATTGCCCAACGCCGAACTTTTCGTGATGCCCAATACGCCGCATCCGATTGAAAAGATCAATGTCGAGCGAATTGTCGGTGTGGTGAAGGAATGGTTTTTGTAA